One part of the Chryseobacterium mulctrae genome encodes these proteins:
- a CDS encoding HAD family hydrolase, producing the protein MENKYIIFDLDDTLVYEINYLESAYLDIAKKIDVLNYQLLYNDMISWYHSKLNVFNLLIEKYPLQKDLNLLELYRNHFPNIVLNEGALEVLEYFRSKGYKLGVITDGRSITQRNKLKSLSIENKFDKIVVSEEFGSSKPDLRNFNNFIEDGISEYYYIADNPNKDFITPNKLGWKSICLLNNGKNIHPQNFEVDYSYLPKIRIRRLIELIDIIS; encoded by the coding sequence ATGGAGAATAAATATATCATTTTTGACCTTGATGATACTTTGGTTTACGAAATAAATTATTTAGAATCAGCATATTTAGATATAGCAAAAAAAATTGATGTTTTGAATTATCAGTTGTTGTATAATGATATGATTTCTTGGTATCACAGTAAATTGAATGTCTTTAATTTATTGATTGAAAAATATCCTTTACAAAAAGATTTAAATTTATTAGAACTTTACAGAAACCATTTTCCTAATATTGTGCTTAATGAAGGAGCACTCGAGGTTTTAGAGTACTTCAGAAGTAAGGGTTATAAATTAGGAGTAATTACAGATGGACGTTCGATTACTCAGCGAAATAAACTTAAATCTTTATCCATTGAAAATAAATTTGATAAAATAGTTGTTTCAGAGGAGTTTGGATCATCAAAACCAGATTTGAGAAATTTCAATAATTTTATCGAAGATGGAATTTCGGAGTATTATTATATCGCCGACAATCCCAATAAAGATTTTATAACTCCCAATAAATTAGGTTGGAAGTCGATATGTTTATTAAATAATGGGAAAAATATTCATCCTCAAAATTTTGAGGTAGATTACAGCTATCTTCCAAAAATTAGAATTAGAAGGCTGATCGAATTAATTGATATTATTTCGTAA
- a CDS encoding sugar transferase, with amino-acid sequence MYKSYIKRLLDFTVALLGLLVLSPIFIIVTIGLYFANDGKPFFFQARPGLREKIFNIIKFKTMNDKKDSNGNLLSDSERLTPIGAFVRKISLDELPQLINVLKGDMSLIGPRPLLPQYLSLYSEEQRRRHNVRPGITGWAQVNGRNAISWKRKFELDVWYVNNISFSTDCKVFFTTFKKVFKSEGIAQDGQATMEIFNGNN; translated from the coding sequence ATGTACAAAAGTTATATAAAAAGACTACTAGATTTCACAGTGGCGCTTTTAGGATTATTGGTTTTAAGCCCTATATTTATCATTGTAACAATTGGGTTGTATTTTGCTAATGATGGAAAACCATTTTTCTTTCAAGCTCGTCCCGGATTAAGAGAGAAAATCTTTAATATCATTAAATTTAAAACGATGAATGATAAAAAAGATTCTAATGGGAATTTACTTTCTGATTCTGAAAGACTCACACCAATAGGAGCTTTTGTAAGAAAAATATCTTTGGATGAATTACCACAATTAATAAATGTACTAAAAGGCGATATGTCTCTAATTGGTCCGCGACCTTTATTGCCACAATATTTATCATTATACAGTGAAGAGCAAAGGCGTCGCCACAATGTTCGTCCTGGTATTACAGGATGGGCACAAGTAAACGGTAGAAATGCAATTTCTTGGAAGAGAAAGTTCGAATTGGATGTTTGGTATGTTAATAACATATCATTTTCCACAGATTGTAAGGTTTTTTTTACAACTTTTAAAAAGGTTTTTAAGAGCGAAGGTATTGCTCAGGACGGGCAAGCTACAATGGAAATATTTAATGGAAATAACTAG
- a CDS encoding aminotransferase class I/II-fold pyridoxal phosphate-dependent enzyme: MQNKIWLSSPHMGGNEQKYVNEAFDANWVAPLGPNVDGFEKDIETFLNTDVKVAALSAGTAALHLALIQCGVVYGEEVICQSMTFSASANPIAYCGATPVFIDSEKETWNICPVALEEAIQDRISKGKKPKAIIVVHLYGMPAKMDEITAIAKKYEISVIEDAAEALGSTYKGQACGTFGRFGILSFNGNKIITTSGGGALVCHSQEDKDKAVFLSTQARDNAPHYQHSHIGYNYRMSNIVAGIGRGQMEVLSERIDARRKMHDFYVDVFKNIDGVEVFSEPNENYYSNHWLSAIIIDEKIAGKNREDLRLAFLEDNIESRPLWKPMHLQPVFADTPYYGTNVAEKLFDDGLCLPSGSNLSETDKERIEKGIKNFFS, encoded by the coding sequence ATGCAAAACAAAATCTGGCTCTCTTCCCCACACATGGGTGGAAACGAACAAAAATATGTAAACGAAGCCTTTGATGCGAACTGGGTAGCACCATTAGGACCAAATGTAGATGGTTTTGAAAAAGATATAGAAACTTTTTTAAATACAGATGTTAAAGTAGCAGCACTTTCCGCAGGCACAGCAGCATTGCATTTGGCTCTTATTCAATGTGGGGTAGTCTATGGTGAGGAGGTCATTTGCCAGTCTATGACATTTTCCGCTTCAGCCAACCCAATTGCTTACTGCGGTGCAACTCCCGTTTTCATAGACTCAGAAAAAGAAACGTGGAATATTTGCCCTGTTGCTTTAGAAGAAGCAATCCAAGATAGAATTTCAAAAGGCAAAAAGCCAAAAGCTATTATTGTCGTTCATTTATACGGAATGCCGGCAAAAATGGATGAGATTACTGCAATCGCTAAAAAATATGAAATTTCTGTAATTGAAGATGCTGCTGAAGCTTTGGGCTCAACCTACAAAGGGCAAGCTTGCGGAACATTCGGTCGTTTCGGGATTTTGTCTTTTAACGGAAATAAAATTATTACCACTTCTGGAGGAGGTGCATTGGTTTGTCATAGTCAGGAAGATAAAGATAAAGCAGTATTCTTATCAACACAGGCAAGAGATAATGCTCCTCATTATCAACATTCGCACATTGGATACAATTATCGTATGAGCAATATTGTAGCAGGTATTGGTCGCGGTCAAATGGAAGTTTTAAGTGAAAGGATAGATGCACGCAGAAAAATGCACGATTTTTATGTTGATGTTTTTAAAAATATTGATGGTGTAGAGGTTTTTTCTGAACCAAATGAAAACTATTACTCTAATCATTGGTTGTCTGCGATTATCATTGATGAAAAGATAGCAGGGAAAAACCGGGAAGATTTAAGATTAGCTTTTCTCGAAGATAATATAGAATCAAGACCACTTTGGAAGCCAATGCATTTACAACCTGTTTTTGCAGATACTCCATATTATGGGACTAATGTTGCAGAGAAACTATTTGATGATGGGTTGTGCTTGCCATCAGGCTCAAATCTTTCTGAAACTGACAAAGAAAGAAT
- a CDS encoding glycosyltransferase family 4 protein has protein sequence MNVLFLTLVEINSIEERGIYQDLLRKFRNEGHHLTIVTPVERRKKVATNFNEKEGVSILQVKTFNIQKTNIVEKGIGTLAIEYQYLAAIKKYTSDIKFDLVFYSTPPITFAKVIEYVKKRDNAKSYLLLKDIFPQNAVDMNMLKEGGFLHKQFLKKEKKLYVISDTIGCMSPANVSFVLKHNPEVDKDKVEVNPNTIEPIAFSYSDEQKKEIREKYHIPVDKKVLVYGGNLGRPQGLDFLLETIQETKNHEAFFLIVGDGTEYAKIKNWFDYNRPENAKLLQRLPKEDYDKLLAACDVGLIFLDKNFLIPNFPSRLLSYLEMKMPVIAATDCNTDIGDIIENNSCGYKVIAGNQVEMQTKLKYILNDDLQRLGDNAEKLLNNEYLVDKSYNLIIEKI, from the coding sequence ATGAATGTTTTATTCTTAACATTGGTAGAAATCAACTCAATCGAAGAACGAGGGATTTATCAAGACTTGTTGCGAAAGTTTCGTAATGAAGGGCATCATCTCACCATTGTAACCCCTGTTGAAAGGAGAAAAAAAGTAGCAACTAATTTTAATGAAAAGGAAGGTGTTTCAATCCTTCAAGTTAAAACATTTAATATTCAGAAAACCAATATTGTTGAGAAAGGTATTGGTACACTTGCTATAGAATATCAATATCTTGCTGCAATAAAAAAATATACTTCAGATATAAAGTTTGACTTAGTTTTTTATTCTACACCACCTATAACATTTGCAAAGGTAATTGAATATGTGAAAAAGAGAGACAATGCTAAATCTTACCTTTTGTTAAAAGATATTTTTCCGCAAAATGCTGTTGATATGAATATGCTAAAGGAAGGTGGTTTTTTGCATAAACAATTTTTGAAAAAGGAAAAAAAACTTTATGTGATTTCTGATACTATAGGTTGTATGTCGCCCGCAAATGTCAGTTTTGTTTTAAAACATAATCCTGAAGTTGACAAAGATAAAGTTGAGGTTAATCCGAATACAATAGAACCTATTGCATTTAGCTATTCTGATGAGCAAAAGAAAGAAATTAGGGAAAAGTATCATATTCCTGTAGATAAAAAAGTGCTTGTATATGGTGGAAACTTGGGGAGACCTCAAGGTTTAGATTTCCTGTTAGAAACAATACAAGAAACAAAAAATCATGAGGCTTTTTTCTTGATAGTAGGAGACGGTACAGAATACGCCAAAATCAAGAATTGGTTTGATTACAATCGTCCAGAAAATGCAAAATTATTGCAAAGATTACCAAAGGAAGATTATGATAAGTTGTTGGCGGCTTGTGATGTAGGGTTGATATTTTTAGATAAAAACTTTTTAATACCAAATTTTCCATCAAGGTTATTATCTTATCTGGAAATGAAAATGCCTGTAATTGCTGCCACAGATTGCAATACAGATATTGGTGATATTATTGAAAATAATAGTTGTGGGTATAAAGTTATTGCAGGGAATCAAGTTGAAATGCAAACAAAATTAAAATATATTCTTAATGACGATTTGCAAAGGTTAGGAGATAATGCGGAAAAGTTATTAAATAACGAGTATCTTGTTGACAAATCCTACAATCTGATTATAGAAAAAATATGA
- a CDS encoding ATP-grasp domain-containing protein, which yields MNNILITSAGQRVSLVKAFQKEILNVSPESKVYTVDLNPILAPACHVSDGYRKVEKVSHPIYIPELIAICKELAISIIIPTIDTELLILAENKELFLKEGVTPIVSGLDFVKACRDKRIINNFFIENNIEVPKKIDKNNPTFPLFIKPYDGSLSKDIFLIKDQSDFIDYHFSNPKLMFMEYIDHTEHDEYTVDTYYDKNGNLKCIVPRKRIFVRAGEINKGVTHKNEIVDYVKERLSHIDGAIGCLTIQFFYNQRTKRIIGIEINPRFGGGYPLSYLAGANYPKFIIEEYIHGKTIEYFDSWENNLLMLRYDNEVLVKNYGE from the coding sequence ATGAATAATATATTAATCACTTCAGCAGGACAAAGGGTTTCCTTGGTTAAAGCTTTTCAAAAAGAAATTCTAAATGTAAGCCCAGAAAGTAAGGTTTATACTGTAGATTTAAATCCTATTTTGGCTCCTGCATGCCATGTTTCAGATGGTTACAGAAAGGTTGAAAAAGTAAGCCATCCTATTTATATTCCTGAACTGATTGCAATTTGTAAAGAACTAGCTATTAGTATAATTATTCCAACAATTGATACCGAACTTTTGATTTTAGCAGAAAATAAAGAACTGTTTTTAAAAGAAGGGGTTACTCCTATTGTATCTGGATTAGATTTCGTTAAAGCTTGCCGAGATAAAAGGATAATTAATAATTTTTTTATTGAGAATAATATTGAAGTTCCCAAAAAAATTGATAAAAATAATCCTACTTTCCCGCTATTTATCAAGCCTTATGATGGCTCATTAAGTAAGGATATTTTTTTGATTAAAGATCAATCTGATTTTATAGATTATCATTTTTCAAATCCCAAATTAATGTTTATGGAATATATTGATCATACTGAACATGATGAATATACTGTGGATACATATTATGATAAAAATGGAAATTTAAAATGTATTGTTCCCAGAAAAAGAATCTTTGTGCGTGCTGGCGAGATTAATAAAGGAGTTACACACAAGAATGAAATTGTCGATTATGTAAAAGAAAGACTATCACACATTGATGGTGCAATAGGTTGTTTGACAATACAGTTTTTCTATAATCAAAGAACAAAAAGAATTATAGGGATAGAAATTAATCCTCGTTTTGGAGGTGGCTATCCGCTTAGTTATCTTGCAGGCGCTAATTATCCAAAGTTTATTATTGAAGAATATATTCACGGAAAAACAATTGAATATTTTGATAGTTGGGAAAATAATTTATTGATGTTAAGGTACGATAACGAAGTGTTGGTAAAAAACTATGGAGAATAA